Proteins co-encoded in one Leptospira montravelensis genomic window:
- a CDS encoding tetratricopeptide repeat protein, producing the protein MKKAILTILVLALTASISAGESSFMNEDLDSLISQYDKETLTAISNELVKLASEEEGMGEFDLASGHYTRAIKIREAIGMNEHKSFASIQYLASLAHSKAGNFCEASSFAKKASEGFRQHGISKFEHKANLEQKEYARACAVVAFK; encoded by the coding sequence ATGAAAAAAGCAATACTAACCATTCTAGTTTTGGCACTAACAGCTTCCATTTCAGCTGGAGAGTCTTCTTTTATGAACGAAGACTTAGATTCCCTCATTAGCCAATACGACAAAGAAACTCTCACTGCAATTTCGAACGAGCTGGTAAAACTGGCGAGTGAAGAAGAAGGGATGGGGGAGTTTGATTTAGCTTCTGGTCATTATACACGCGCTATTAAAATCAGAGAAGCGATTGGAATGAATGAACACAAAAGTTTTGCATCGATCCAATACTTGGCAAGTCTTGCTCATTCCAAAGCTGGGAATTTTTGTGAGGCATCCAGCTTTGCAAAAAAAGCGAGCGAAGGTTTTCGCCAACACGGAATTTCTAAATTTGAACATAAAGCAAACCTAGAACAAAAAGAATATGCTCGTGCATGTGCGGTTGTGGCTTTTAAATAA
- a CDS encoding penicillin-binding protein 1A — translation MNKEKTLRITITTFFTIALFGGLFFGYILSEVNKGKELQKLASYQPTTPTKLYDSNGVLFAELYRHKQELLKYSDIPPHVIHAFLSVEDDNFFNHFGIDFLAIVRAAIKNVFAGRIVQGGSTLTQQLAKTILQQRKKTFGRKFLEALLTLQIEQEYTKEEILEIYFNLIYLGHGTTGLSSAANVYFQKDVRDLSIAEAAMLARLPKAPVTYSPFKNPKEAKQAHLVVLGLMAKNGFIPKDQVPKIHDDFWERYWPVVITQSPSRSTWGAKLNRAPYFTEWVRQILEKELGEEALYTGGLRVYTTLDVRKHEIAEEELRKGLIDQDKSAFGANFRYAGRADRGLVSLYNLFGSIFPVGVPYITSLDDRQVFRLHLEKEMAPALELLTDFIPSENESAAVKEFQRSSLVFSSNLHVEGAIVTIDHQTGYIQTMVGGSRFSPKNQFNRAMQARRQTGSAFKPFVYAAAIQNRAVGSGTGIMDAPLTTITEEGEGYSPQDISGDFRGMVPLSRALSLSLNIVSVQVLMRTGTDAVIDFASKVTKANKARFPTGPALALGVAELTPYEMALGYSILANKGKDVIPFSVRYVLNQSGTVVYNKEKEVQETLAEEAKNGTIQIIPEATAYIIKQMLIGVAMGGTPTQALRAADKGNYKGESGGKTGSTSSYTNVWYAGFDPKYTSVVWMGFDKSSLSLGKGVTAAGVAAPIWGKMYSRWYNEGPYPVFYPNGKADEIPADVVKGATCAFNGLSPGPNCPLTGNLFLKPITIAGRTLAVPGGRQCDGDRDHYRSMDLTDFLQRELEISDEELK, via the coding sequence ATGAACAAAGAAAAAACACTTCGAATCACAATCACTACTTTCTTTACCATAGCTCTTTTTGGCGGTTTGTTTTTTGGATACATTCTTTCTGAGGTAAACAAAGGAAAGGAGTTACAAAAGTTGGCATCTTACCAACCAACCACTCCTACCAAACTTTACGATTCGAATGGGGTTTTGTTTGCAGAACTGTATCGTCATAAACAAGAACTACTAAAATACAGTGACATTCCTCCCCATGTCATTCATGCCTTTTTATCCGTTGAAGATGATAACTTTTTTAACCACTTTGGAATTGATTTTTTGGCCATCGTTCGAGCGGCAATCAAAAACGTTTTTGCCGGACGAATTGTACAAGGTGGATCCACACTCACTCAGCAGTTAGCAAAAACCATCTTACAACAAAGGAAAAAAACTTTTGGTCGTAAGTTTTTAGAAGCACTTCTCACTTTACAAATTGAACAAGAGTATACCAAAGAAGAAATTTTAGAAATCTATTTTAACTTAATTTATTTGGGGCATGGAACAACAGGTCTTTCTTCTGCAGCCAATGTGTATTTTCAAAAAGACGTAAGAGATTTGAGTATTGCCGAAGCTGCCATGCTTGCAAGACTTCCTAAAGCTCCTGTAACGTATTCCCCGTTTAAAAACCCTAAAGAAGCAAAACAAGCTCATTTGGTGGTTTTAGGTCTAATGGCAAAAAATGGATTTATCCCCAAAGACCAAGTCCCAAAAATCCACGATGATTTTTGGGAAAGGTATTGGCCTGTGGTCATCACTCAATCTCCTTCTCGTTCCACTTGGGGAGCAAAACTCAACAGAGCTCCTTATTTTACAGAATGGGTACGCCAAATCCTCGAAAAGGAACTTGGGGAAGAAGCTTTGTATACAGGTGGACTTCGAGTTTATACAACTCTAGATGTCCGTAAACATGAAATTGCCGAAGAGGAACTTAGAAAAGGTCTGATCGACCAAGATAAATCTGCATTTGGTGCTAATTTTCGTTATGCGGGAAGAGCTGACCGTGGACTTGTTTCTTTATACAATTTGTTTGGTTCTATTTTTCCGGTGGGAGTTCCTTATATCACCAGTTTGGATGATAGACAGGTATTCCGACTTCATTTAGAAAAGGAAATGGCTCCTGCTTTAGAACTTTTGACAGACTTTATACCTTCTGAAAATGAAAGTGCGGCTGTCAAAGAATTCCAAAGATCTTCACTTGTATTTTCTTCCAACTTACACGTAGAAGGTGCGATTGTCACAATTGACCACCAAACAGGTTATATCCAAACGATGGTAGGTGGTTCTAGGTTTTCACCAAAAAATCAATTTAACCGAGCTATGCAAGCTAGACGACAAACTGGCTCTGCTTTCAAACCATTTGTTTATGCGGCAGCCATACAAAATAGGGCAGTGGGTTCTGGAACAGGAATTATGGATGCTCCTCTCACCACAATCACCGAAGAAGGGGAAGGATATTCTCCGCAAGATATCTCCGGGGATTTTAGAGGAATGGTTCCACTATCTCGTGCGTTATCATTATCCTTAAATATTGTTTCTGTTCAGGTGTTAATGAGAACAGGAACTGATGCAGTCATTGATTTTGCCTCCAAAGTGACAAAAGCTAATAAAGCTAGGTTTCCCACTGGGCCTGCTTTGGCACTCGGTGTGGCAGAACTCACTCCTTATGAAATGGCTTTAGGGTACTCCATTTTAGCAAATAAAGGTAAAGATGTAATTCCTTTTAGTGTTCGTTATGTGCTAAACCAAAGTGGAACTGTTGTTTATAATAAAGAAAAGGAAGTTCAGGAAACTCTTGCCGAAGAAGCCAAAAACGGAACGATCCAAATCATTCCGGAAGCTACAGCTTATATCATTAAACAAATGTTAATTGGTGTTGCTATGGGGGGAACTCCCACTCAAGCCCTTCGTGCTGCAGACAAAGGAAATTATAAGGGAGAGTCCGGTGGAAAAACTGGATCAACTTCTTCTTATACCAATGTTTGGTATGCAGGTTTTGATCCGAAATACACTTCTGTCGTATGGATGGGATTTGATAAATCCTCTCTCTCGCTCGGAAAAGGTGTGACGGCTGCGGGAGTGGCCGCTCCGATTTGGGGAAAAATGTATTCACGTTGGTATAATGAGGGTCCCTATCCTGTATTTTATCCCAATGGAAAAGCCGATGAGATTCCTGCTGACGTGGTAAAGGGAGCCACTTGTGCTTTCAACGGTCTGAGTCCTGGACCTAACTGTCCATTGACTGGGAATTTATTTTTAAAACCGATTACGATTGCAGGCCGCACCTTAGCAGTTCCTGGTGGCCGTCAGTGTGATGGAGATAGGGACCATTACCGTTCTATGGATCTCACCGACTTTCTCCAAAGAGAACTCGAAATTTCGGATGAGGAATTAAAATAA
- a CDS encoding MBL fold metallo-hydrolase produces the protein MIVQLYGVRGSIASPLRNQDYRKKIIDILDLYKQTGAGVSADEFWQDLPYHLKFVTGSDTTCVSVTDDEGEVYVLDMGTGLRNLGDELVSEYLTNKLKRTVSFFITHTHWDHIQGLPFFKPIYFPDFHLNFYSPYSDLESRLQKQQEPEFFPVPLDGTGSTKDFKLFFPGDILEFGSGMKVECYPLKHPGGSFAYKFTNRAGKIFIFATDAEFTGADMDLIHECYPFFAEADLLILDTQYTLDESFSKFDWGHTAYTMSVNCASSWKVKNLVLTHHEPSYSDEKIYEIYNDAKLHKEQLGEKKLKIHLAREGLRFHL, from the coding sequence GTGATTGTGCAACTCTACGGAGTCCGCGGCTCCATAGCGAGTCCCCTCCGAAATCAAGACTACCGCAAAAAAATTATCGATATCCTGGACCTCTACAAACAAACGGGGGCCGGTGTTTCGGCGGATGAATTTTGGCAAGACCTCCCATACCATCTTAAATTTGTCACAGGATCTGACACCACTTGCGTTTCTGTCACCGACGATGAGGGAGAAGTTTATGTTTTGGATATGGGGACGGGCCTCAGGAATTTGGGCGATGAACTGGTTTCAGAATACCTAACAAATAAGTTAAAACGGACAGTTTCCTTTTTTATTACTCACACCCATTGGGATCATATCCAAGGGCTTCCTTTTTTCAAACCCATCTATTTCCCTGATTTCCACCTCAATTTTTATTCTCCTTATTCGGATTTGGAATCGAGACTTCAAAAACAACAAGAACCTGAATTTTTTCCAGTGCCTCTGGATGGAACGGGTTCTACCAAAGACTTCAAATTATTTTTTCCTGGAGATATTTTAGAATTTGGCTCGGGGATGAAGGTAGAATGTTATCCATTAAAACATCCCGGTGGGTCTTTTGCTTATAAATTCACAAACCGGGCTGGGAAAATTTTTATTTTTGCAACGGATGCGGAATTTACAGGTGCTGATATGGATTTAATCCATGAGTGTTATCCTTTTTTTGCAGAAGCTGATTTACTCATCCTCGACACACAATATACTTTAGACGAATCTTTTTCTAAATTTGATTGGGGACATACTGCCTATACAATGTCGGTAAACTGTGCTTCTTCTTGGAAGGTAAAAAACTTAGTTTTAACCCACCATGAACCAAGTTATTCCGATGAAAAAATTTATGAAATCTATAATGATGCCAAACTTCACAAAGAACAGTTAGGCGAAAAAAAATTAAAAATTCATTTAGCAAGGGAAGGTTTACGCTTCCACCTATAA
- a CDS encoding rhomboid family intramembrane serine protease, with translation MASRYPGYELRFGPPMVPVVRTLMIINGILFLLQMATKLAFHSPLVELYFGLNPDLVFSGWVWQLLSYAFLHGSFLHILFNMLSLWMFGSELAEIWGERAFLKFYLFTAFLGGVFTVVAHFSGFSQGLVVGASASIYGLLVAYAMTWPNRELLVFLIFPMRAKYFVMIVMLMVLFAQGERVAHFAHLGGAIGGFFLMKVYTGWRKKTNSLPTWSLARYLQKRRFMRYQEEMAKRENAKTKVDELLEKISKNGMESLSRSERKFLNEASQKYFNE, from the coding sequence ATGGCTTCTCGTTACCCAGGATATGAACTCCGATTTGGACCGCCAATGGTTCCCGTAGTGCGCACTCTCATGATTATCAATGGAATCCTTTTTCTTTTGCAAATGGCAACAAAACTGGCTTTCCATTCCCCTTTGGTGGAACTGTATTTTGGACTGAACCCTGACCTCGTTTTTAGCGGTTGGGTTTGGCAACTTCTCAGTTATGCCTTTCTACATGGTAGTTTTTTACACATTCTTTTTAATATGCTGAGCCTTTGGATGTTTGGTTCAGAACTGGCAGAAATTTGGGGAGAACGTGCTTTTTTAAAGTTCTATCTATTCACTGCCTTTCTTGGTGGGGTTTTTACCGTTGTCGCCCATTTCTCTGGATTTTCTCAAGGACTTGTGGTGGGAGCCAGTGCCAGCATTTACGGACTTCTCGTTGCCTACGCCATGACTTGGCCTAACCGAGAACTTCTTGTTTTTCTCATCTTTCCCATGAGAGCCAAATACTTTGTGATGATTGTTATGCTTATGGTACTTTTTGCTCAAGGGGAAAGAGTGGCTCATTTTGCACATTTAGGGGGAGCCATTGGCGGCTTTTTCTTGATGAAAGTATATACTGGTTGGAGAAAAAAAACGAATTCGCTTCCCACATGGTCACTCGCTAGATATTTGCAAAAACGTAGATTTATGCGTTACCAAGAAGAAATGGCCAAAAGGGAAAATGCAAAAACCAAAGTGGATGAACTTCTTGAAAAAATTTCCAAAAATGGAATGGAGTCCCTTTCCCGTAGCGAAAGAAAGTTTTTAAACGAAGCCTCTCAGAAATACTTCAACGAGTGA
- a CDS encoding lipoate--protein ligase family protein, translating into MNSKVFYFPEIPPRSPYYNLAIEEAISLKIVSEGITAGVRLWKNPDSIILGLSENPFRNIKEEVVKKYETVARTQGFHKKPKLNFCYIARRASGGGTVFHSLSGNINYSLYFNLDKRKDLFPVRDSYDILLGIVSKSLKRQNIECFPKGKSDLVLEKNGILKKISGNAQFRKRSCIVQHGTLILEDHLIERVAEVLHHPPEEPDYRKERSHKEFLTSLPDFFSEKIWAKDLVKEVFSYLGEKEPEDFSKISFFGPDFSTFRKQVLQESESIRKKKYQNPEYTLHREIPT; encoded by the coding sequence GTGAATTCTAAAGTTTTTTATTTTCCAGAAATTCCTCCTAGGTCACCTTACTACAATTTGGCGATTGAAGAGGCAATTTCTTTAAAAATTGTTTCCGAAGGAATTACCGCGGGAGTTAGGCTTTGGAAAAATCCTGACTCCATCATTTTAGGTCTTTCGGAAAATCCATTTCGGAACATCAAAGAAGAAGTAGTAAAAAAATACGAAACCGTTGCTAGAACCCAAGGTTTTCACAAAAAACCAAAACTTAATTTTTGTTATATCGCCAGGCGTGCCTCCGGTGGAGGAACTGTGTTTCATTCCCTTTCTGGAAATATTAATTACTCTCTTTACTTCAATTTAGACAAAAGAAAAGATCTTTTTCCAGTTAGAGATTCTTATGATATCCTTCTTGGAATCGTGTCAAAATCCTTAAAAAGACAAAACATCGAATGTTTTCCAAAGGGAAAATCTGACCTAGTATTAGAAAAAAATGGAATCTTAAAAAAAATTTCAGGGAACGCACAATTTCGGAAGCGAAGTTGTATTGTTCAACATGGGACTTTAATTTTAGAAGATCACTTAATTGAACGAGTCGCAGAAGTCTTACACCACCCTCCCGAAGAACCTGATTATCGCAAAGAAAGAAGCCATAAGGAATTTCTTACATCTTTACCCGATTTTTTTTCGGAAAAGATTTGGGCAAAAGACCTAGTCAAAGAAGTTTTTTCTTATTTAGGAGAAAAAGAACCTGAAGATTTTTCAAAAATTTCCTTCTTTGGCCCCGACTTTTCTACTTTTCGGAAACAAGTGCTCCAAGAATCTGAATCTATTCGCAAGAAGAAATACCAAAATCCAGAATACACACTCCACAGAGAAATTCCCACATGA
- the glyA gene encoding serine hydroxymethyltransferase: MSYLEKQDPEVYAALKKEDERQEHSLEMIASENFVSRPVLEAYHSTLTNKYAEGYPGKRYYNGCENADKVEELAIERAKKMFGAEYANVQPHSGAQANMAVFLATLEPGDSFLGMNLAHGGHLTHGSAVNISGKYFKPIPYGVDEKTETINYDEVAKLAKEHKPKLIVVGASAYPRTIDFNKFREIADGIGAKIMADIAHISGLVVAGEHPSPIGVCDFVTTTTHKTLRGPRGGLILSSKENEKILNSRVFPGIQGGPLMHVIAAKAVAFGEALQPDFKTYIKQVVKNAKVLADTFQKRGFRVVSGGTDNHIVLLDVSVKGLTGNDAANGLDHVGVTVNKNAIPFDKNPPAVASGIRLGTPALTTRGLKEKEIEAVGNLICDYLDHFGDSTWESKVKAGVKEITSAFPMTNFRLEN; encoded by the coding sequence ATGAGTTATTTAGAAAAACAAGATCCTGAAGTTTACGCCGCATTAAAAAAAGAAGACGAACGCCAAGAACATTCCCTAGAGATGATTGCTAGTGAAAACTTTGTTTCACGTCCAGTGCTCGAAGCTTACCACTCCACTCTCACAAACAAATACGCTGAAGGGTATCCTGGAAAACGTTACTACAATGGTTGCGAAAACGCAGACAAGGTAGAGGAACTTGCCATTGAACGTGCTAAAAAAATGTTTGGTGCAGAATATGCAAACGTGCAACCACATAGCGGTGCACAGGCGAATATGGCTGTGTTTCTTGCGACTCTTGAACCAGGAGATAGTTTTCTTGGAATGAACTTGGCTCATGGTGGTCACCTAACACATGGTAGTGCTGTCAATATCAGTGGAAAGTATTTTAAACCAATTCCTTATGGAGTGGATGAAAAAACGGAAACCATCAATTATGATGAAGTGGCAAAACTTGCCAAAGAACACAAACCGAAACTGATTGTAGTGGGCGCTTCCGCTTATCCACGCACCATTGATTTTAACAAGTTCCGTGAAATTGCGGATGGGATTGGCGCAAAAATCATGGCAGATATTGCGCATATCTCAGGTCTTGTTGTTGCCGGAGAACATCCAAGTCCCATTGGAGTTTGTGATTTTGTCACAACTACCACTCATAAAACTTTGCGTGGACCAAGAGGGGGACTCATCCTTTCCTCTAAAGAAAATGAAAAAATACTAAACTCAAGAGTGTTTCCTGGAATCCAAGGGGGACCACTTATGCACGTGATTGCTGCCAAAGCAGTTGCCTTCGGAGAAGCTTTACAACCTGATTTTAAAACTTATATCAAACAAGTAGTAAAGAACGCAAAAGTCCTCGCAGATACATTCCAAAAACGAGGTTTTCGTGTGGTTTCTGGTGGAACTGACAACCATATCGTTCTTCTCGATGTTTCTGTCAAAGGACTCACAGGAAATGATGCGGCCAATGGTTTAGACCACGTAGGAGTGACAGTCAATAAAAACGCGATTCCTTTTGATAAAAACCCACCGGCTGTTGCATCAGGAATTCGACTTGGAACTCCTGCACTTACCACTCGTGGTCTAAAAGAAAAGGAAATTGAAGCAGTTGGAAATTTAATCTGCGATTATTTAGATCATTTTGGTGATTCTACTTGGGAATCAAAAGTAAAAGCAGGAGTCAAAGAAATCACTTCTGCTTTCCCTATGACAAACTTCCGACTAGAAAACTAA
- a CDS encoding NRDE family protein: MCLVVIAYKVHPDYPLVIVSNRDEFFERPTEPIHTWDTQPTILAGKDLKAGGTWLGANSLGKVAFLTNVRNFKKLPHPHPKSRGNLVLDFLKSSREVSTKPYQEKILNTATDYEGFNLFVFDGNLASYVGGDPLQSYILEPGFHAVSNANWNTVWPKTAKLKTNVEQVFDTFPMNENWRTLVTLEFFRLLANTDLVNEDSLLPDTGIGLERERYLSSIRIRVPGYGTRASTILFYGKGGVEMLERTFPDPLSNEYSERREVLEFSES, from the coding sequence ATGTGCTTAGTTGTGATCGCATATAAGGTCCATCCGGATTATCCTCTTGTCATTGTTTCCAATAGAGATGAATTTTTTGAAAGGCCAACAGAACCTATCCACACTTGGGATACCCAACCTACCATCCTAGCAGGGAAAGATTTAAAAGCTGGGGGAACTTGGCTTGGTGCGAATTCCTTGGGAAAAGTGGCCTTTCTTACCAATGTCAGAAATTTTAAAAAACTTCCGCACCCCCATCCAAAATCCAGGGGAAACCTTGTTTTAGATTTTTTAAAATCTTCCCGGGAAGTAAGTACAAAGCCATACCAAGAAAAAATTCTTAATACGGCAACTGACTATGAGGGTTTTAATTTATTTGTTTTTGATGGAAACCTCGCCAGTTATGTTGGAGGAGATCCTTTACAATCGTATATCTTAGAACCAGGGTTTCATGCTGTCAGTAATGCCAATTGGAATACGGTTTGGCCAAAAACCGCAAAATTGAAAACAAACGTCGAACAAGTGTTTGATACCTTCCCGATGAATGAGAATTGGCGAACCCTTGTTACATTAGAATTTTTTAGACTTTTAGCAAATACAGATCTTGTGAATGAAGACTCTCTATTACCCGATACTGGGATTGGATTAGAAAGGGAAAGGTATTTATCGTCGATCCGCATTCGTGTTCCCGGATACGGCACTCGGGCTTCTACAATTTTATTTTATGGGAAAGGTGGAGTGGAAATGTTGGAAAGAACCTTCCCCGATCCGCTTTCTAATGAATATTCGGAACGGAGAGAGGTTTTAGAATTTAGCGAAAGTTAG
- a CDS encoding DUF4254 domain-containing protein, with translation MKALEAIKAVSIFQQSLQDWHKKEAPHPNPFPEGSLESTLYQKNHIDTIQWHIEDEIRRPDIALEDVVALKRKIDKLNQDRTDMVEKLDDFVIDMFRSVTPKPDARLNSESPAWLLDRMSILELKIYHMEEQVSRKDASATKEHIAKCQAKLDVLLDQREDLKKCLDELFSDYSQGIKKVKVYRQMKMYNDQNLNPSLYKNQK, from the coding sequence ATGAAAGCCTTGGAAGCCATAAAAGCCGTCTCAATTTTCCAACAATCCTTACAAGATTGGCATAAAAAAGAAGCCCCTCATCCCAATCCTTTTCCAGAAGGAAGTTTAGAGTCCACTCTCTACCAAAAAAACCACATCGATACCATCCAATGGCATATTGAAGATGAAATTAGAAGGCCTGACATTGCTTTAGAAGATGTTGTGGCTCTCAAACGAAAAATAGACAAACTAAACCAAGACCGAACTGATATGGTGGAAAAACTGGACGACTTCGTAATTGATATGTTTCGATCCGTCACTCCAAAACCAGATGCAAGATTAAATTCAGAATCACCCGCGTGGTTACTCGACCGCATGAGTATCTTAGAACTCAAGATATATCATATGGAAGAACAAGTTTCGAGAAAAGATGCCTCTGCCACAAAAGAACATATAGCAAAATGCCAAGCAAAACTAGATGTTCTACTAGACCAAAGAGAAGATCTCAAAAAATGTTTGGATGAACTTTTTTCTGATTATTCCCAAGGAATCAAAAAAGTAAAAGTATATCGTCAAATGAAGATGTACAATGACCAAAATCTAAATCCATCATTGTATAAGAATCAGAAATGA
- a CDS encoding glycosyltransferase family 9 protein gives MTNLLVLRFSAMGDVALMTPALIAIAAKYSNIQLTVVTRGNFAPFFYNIPNLNVLGMNLKKYKGIFGLFRMYRDIAKLGPFGHVIDLHGSVRSRFIAFLFRSQGVPYSKIIKGRREKLAQTRRYNKKLNQLPHTVERYLNVFRKAGFDAPIRKGPWLNVDGESKVFARDFFKSIGIDKKEGQWFGFAPFAGHALKEWSFDKCKRLVEVLLDEFPDCNVFLFGGKDEAKELEILRSGQKRAHIVQGGNLGIRGELGIMDRLDVMIGMDSSNVHIAALLKKPVIGIYGTTHPLSGFGPFAQEDSGVLQVDLPCRPCSIYGNTKCWRGDHACMELIDPLDVVRRIRLIQNVNTLW, from the coding sequence ATGACAAACCTCTTAGTATTAAGATTTTCTGCAATGGGTGATGTGGCTTTAATGACACCTGCACTCATCGCCATTGCAGCTAAATATTCTAATATTCAACTTACAGTTGTTACCAGAGGAAATTTCGCCCCGTTTTTCTATAATATTCCTAATCTCAATGTTCTTGGGATGAATCTAAAAAAATATAAAGGTATTTTTGGTCTCTTTCGGATGTATCGCGATATCGCCAAACTGGGACCATTCGGTCATGTAATTGATTTACATGGATCAGTTCGTTCCAGGTTTATTGCTTTTTTATTTCGTAGCCAAGGAGTACCTTACTCCAAAATCATCAAAGGTCGTCGGGAAAAATTAGCACAAACAAGACGTTATAATAAAAAATTAAACCAACTTCCTCACACCGTCGAACGATATTTAAACGTATTTCGAAAAGCCGGATTTGATGCACCTATTCGCAAAGGTCCTTGGCTCAATGTAGATGGGGAATCGAAAGTATTTGCTAGGGATTTTTTTAAATCTATTGGGATTGATAAAAAAGAAGGACAATGGTTTGGATTTGCTCCTTTTGCGGGACATGCACTCAAAGAATGGAGTTTTGATAAATGCAAACGGCTTGTCGAAGTTTTACTCGATGAATTTCCCGATTGTAATGTTTTTTTGTTTGGTGGGAAAGATGAGGCTAAGGAATTAGAAATTCTTAGGAGTGGTCAAAAACGTGCCCATATCGTCCAAGGTGGAAATTTGGGAATCCGAGGGGAACTTGGAATCATGGACAGATTAGATGTAATGATTGGAATGGATAGTTCCAACGTCCATATTGCTGCCCTTCTCAAAAAACCCGTGATTGGAATTTATGGAACCACACATCCGCTTTCCGGATTCGGTCCTTTTGCCCAAGAAGATTCAGGAGTGTTACAAGTAGACCTACCCTGTCGCCCTTGTTCCATTTACGGTAATACTAAATGTTGGCGCGGTGACCATGCTTGTATGGAACTGATTGACCCACTAGACGTTGTTAGACGGATTCGACTGATTCAAAACGTAAATACTCTCTGGTAA
- a CDS encoding glycosyltransferase, which yields MRVLYFSDTFLPKTDGVAVSIKNFSELLALRGHEFCICAPKYGDGDFDRMTDNIQVVRFRSGYLPSYPDIKVVLPSPGKIKRIIEDFKPDLIHIHTPGLLGLYAVNAAERFGVPTIGTYHTLMAEQEMYVSFYRLFKLDKLFFKANKFKKKLNIDELDKIVKFDNFNIRKKIILKICNDIYNRCDVVISPSHLIKEQLIEYGITRPITVVSNGMDLKRFKGTPKTYTAGDAPKFLHVGRISYEKNCDVILNAFKTIHEHYPKSTLTIIGEGPAIPSLQRQAEHLGIQDAVTFKGFIPNAVLHEEYPKYDVFLTASTMETQGLVVLEAIACGLPAVGVDAFALPELIRQGENGYIAKSFDAKGIAQGALEIIRNPEEYAKFSKNSLQIASGHEMEKCVDAMEEVYSKVVEAMKGKVKKTNIFDLFFDFMQ from the coding sequence TTGCGAGTCTTATATTTTTCCGATACTTTTTTGCCAAAAACCGACGGAGTCGCTGTTTCTATTAAAAATTTTTCTGAACTTTTGGCTTTGCGAGGCCACGAATTTTGTATTTGTGCACCCAAATATGGCGACGGGGACTTTGATCGTATGACGGACAATATCCAGGTAGTTCGCTTTCGTTCTGGATACCTACCGAGTTACCCCGATATTAAAGTGGTTTTGCCTTCACCTGGCAAAATCAAACGAATTATCGAAGATTTCAAACCCGACCTCATTCACATCCACACCCCGGGACTTTTGGGTCTATATGCTGTGAATGCCGCTGAAAGATTTGGTGTTCCTACCATTGGAACCTATCATACCTTGATGGCTGAGCAGGAAATGTATGTATCTTTTTACCGTTTGTTCAAACTCGATAAACTATTCTTCAAAGCAAATAAGTTTAAGAAAAAACTAAATATCGATGAATTAGACAAAATTGTAAAATTTGATAACTTTAATATTCGCAAAAAAATCATTTTAAAAATATGTAATGATATATATAACAGGTGTGATGTGGTCATTTCCCCGAGCCATTTGATTAAAGAACAATTAATCGAATATGGAATCACCCGACCGATTACAGTTGTTTCTAATGGGATGGATTTAAAACGATTCAAAGGAACTCCAAAAACTTATACGGCAGGAGATGCCCCCAAGTTTTTACATGTAGGGAGAATCTCTTATGAAAAAAATTGTGATGTGATCCTTAATGCATTTAAAACCATCCATGAACATTATCCGAAATCAACTTTGACAATCATTGGTGAAGGTCCTGCCATTCCGTCATTGCAAAGACAAGCTGAACATTTAGGAATTCAGGATGCGGTCACCTTCAAAGGATTTATCCCCAATGCCGTGTTACATGAAGAATATCCAAAGTATGACGTATTCTTAACTGCTTCTACTATGGAAACGCAAGGCCTTGTTGTTTTAGAAGCGATTGCTTGTGGGTTACCTGCTGTCGGCGTGGATGCCTTTGCTTTGCCGGAACTGATCCGTCAGGGTGAAAATGGATACATCGCCAAATCTTTCGATGCCAAAGGGATCGCACAAGGTGCCCTTGAAATCATTCGTAATCCCGAAGAGTATGCAAAGTTCTCTAAAAATTCCCTTCAGATAGCTTCAGGTCATGAAATGGAAAAATGTGTAGATGCAATGGAAGAAGTTTATTCAAAAGTTGTAGAAGCAATGAAAGGAAAAGTGAAAAAAACAAATATCTTTGATTTGTTTTTTGATTTTATGCAGTGA